The Brassica oleracea var. oleracea cultivar TO1000 chromosome C6, BOL, whole genome shotgun sequence genome includes a region encoding these proteins:
- the LOC106300072 gene encoding defensin-like protein 1, with amino-acid sequence MAKFASIVALLFSALVIFAAFEAPTMVEAQKLCERPSGTWSGVCGNNNACKNQCIRLEKARHGSCNYVFPAHKCICYFPC; translated from the exons ATGGCTAAGTTTGCTTCCATCGTTGCCCTTCTTTTCTCTGCCCTTGTTATTTTTGCTGCTTTCG AAGCACCAACAATGGTGGAAGCACAGAAGCTGTGCGAAAGGCCAAGTGGAACGTGGTCAGGAGTCTGTGGAAACAATAATGCATGCAAGAATCAGTGCATTCGACTAGAGAAAGCACGACATGGATCTTGCAACTATGTCTTCCCAGCTCACAAGTGCATCTGCTACTTCCCTTGTTAA